A single region of the Phycisphaerae bacterium RAS1 genome encodes:
- a CDS encoding OPT oligopeptide transporter protein, with amino-acid sequence MPDAHAVAAEPNPTPEIPPLPPDASPEQHEEHWYAHVYQGDRVPQLTLRAVLMGGILGMFMAIANLYTTVKIGWSFGVAITACVLSYVLWNGARGLSLGRLTPMSILENNCMQSTASAAGYSTGGTIGVAFGAMLLLNGSHVPWQVLLPVTLFTAALGVFAAIPMKRQMINVERLPFPSGIAAAQTLRSLYSRGRTALHQAYALLASLLFGALLGLLRTAEGTLWYVDKLLGSVRIPEALSFPALTFGSRTLRLQGFAFDPSVLLIGAGMLVGLRVSLSLLLGSAILYFVVTPLLVEHDASLAHVAGRTPSLVVGPDGAVRPTSWALWGGTSVMLFASLTSLALAWPMLVRSFRLSAARNAGRASVEVPFSWFVAGMIPISIGMVFLEWWAFKMSVTLGLISVAMTFVVALVCCRATGETDTTPMTATGQLTQLAYSLLAHGERSVNLMSAGVTAGAGSSAADLLTDLKSGYVLGANARKQFLAQFYGLFFGTLAVVPAWYLMFPTKAALEAANPPTTLVWKAVAEALTKGLGSVPVTAQYSILFGALVGIALPVLARGFPRLAPWMPSAIGLGFSWVMSFSNTLSFAIGALLTWAWTRLHRRSAETFNVPVASGLVAGESLMSAIVAILISLPTALPELWNALRGAGSKTNVPAQ; translated from the coding sequence ATGCCGGACGCGCACGCAGTCGCCGCTGAGCCGAACCCAACGCCCGAGATTCCCCCCCTTCCGCCTGATGCATCGCCCGAGCAGCACGAAGAGCATTGGTACGCCCACGTCTACCAGGGCGATCGCGTGCCGCAGCTCACGCTCCGCGCCGTCCTCATGGGCGGCATCCTCGGCATGTTCATGGCCATCGCCAACCTCTACACCACCGTCAAGATCGGCTGGTCCTTCGGCGTGGCGATCACCGCCTGCGTGCTTTCCTACGTCCTCTGGAACGGCGCACGCGGCCTCTCCCTCGGCCGACTGACGCCCATGAGCATCCTCGAAAACAACTGCATGCAGTCCACCGCCTCCGCCGCGGGCTACAGCACCGGCGGCACCATCGGCGTCGCCTTCGGGGCGATGCTGCTGCTGAACGGATCGCATGTCCCGTGGCAGGTGCTCCTGCCCGTCACGCTTTTCACCGCCGCGCTGGGCGTCTTCGCCGCCATTCCGATGAAGCGGCAGATGATCAACGTTGAGCGGCTCCCTTTTCCCAGCGGCATCGCCGCGGCCCAGACGCTGCGCAGCCTGTACAGCCGCGGCCGCACCGCGCTGCACCAGGCGTACGCGCTGCTGGCTTCGCTGCTGTTTGGGGCGCTGTTGGGTCTGCTGCGCACGGCGGAAGGGACGCTCTGGTATGTCGACAAGCTGCTGGGAAGCGTGCGCATCCCCGAAGCCCTGAGTTTCCCGGCGCTGACGTTCGGCTCGCGCACGCTTCGGCTGCAGGGCTTCGCCTTCGATCCGAGCGTGCTGCTGATCGGCGCGGGAATGCTCGTGGGCCTGCGCGTGTCGCTTTCCTTGCTGCTGGGCTCGGCGATCCTGTATTTCGTCGTGACGCCGCTGCTGGTCGAGCACGACGCATCGCTGGCGCACGTCGCCGGCCGCACGCCGTCGCTGGTCGTCGGCCCGGACGGCGCCGTTCGACCGACGAGTTGGGCGCTGTGGGGCGGCACATCGGTGATGCTCTTCGCCAGCCTCACGTCGCTGGCGCTGGCCTGGCCGATGCTGGTCCGTTCGTTTCGTCTGAGCGCCGCACGCAACGCCGGCCGCGCCAGCGTCGAAGTCCCCTTCTCCTGGTTCGTCGCCGGCATGATCCCGATCAGCATCGGCATGGTTTTTCTCGAGTGGTGGGCCTTCAAGATGTCGGTCACGCTGGGGCTGATCTCGGTCGCGATGACGTTTGTCGTGGCGCTGGTCTGCTGCCGCGCCACCGGCGAAACCGACACCACCCCCATGACCGCCACCGGCCAGCTCACGCAACTCGCTTATTCGCTTCTGGCGCACGGCGAGCGCAGCGTGAATCTGATGTCCGCCGGCGTCACCGCCGGCGCCGGCAGCAGCGCGGCTGATCTCCTGACCGACCTGAAGTCCGGCTACGTCCTCGGGGCCAACGCCCGCAAGCAGTTCCTGGCCCAGTTCTACGGGCTGTTCTTCGGCACGCTTGCTGTGGTTCCCGCGTGGTACCTGATGTTCCCGACCAAAGCCGCGCTGGAAGCCGCCAACCCGCCCACCACGCTCGTGTGGAAAGCCGTGGCCGAGGCGCTCACCAAGGGCCTCGGCAGCGTGCCGGTCACCGCGCAATACTCGATACTCTTTGGCGCGCTGGTCGGGATCGCGCTTCCCGTACTGGCACGAGGCTTCCCGCGGCTCGCGCCCTGGATGCCGTCCGCCATCGGCCTGGGTTTCTCGTGGGTGATGTCCTTCTCGAACACGCTCTCGTTTGCCATCGGCGCCCTGCTCACCTGGGCCTGGACGCGGCTGCACCGGCGTTCGGCGGAGACCTTCAACGTGCCGGTGGCGTCGGGCCTGGTGGCGGGCGAGTCGCTGATGTCGGCGATCGTCGCCATCCTCATCAGTCTCCCCACGGCTTTGCCTGAACTATGGAACGCCCTGCGCGGCGCCGGGAGCAAGACAAATGTGCCTGCTCAGTAG
- a CDS encoding tetratricopeptide repeat protein, with translation MRNSFDASRRRDGGNGGLGPRHKNGGQSPPCGVTGRCIASVLVTLITLAGCQAPPTDRELAYQAWDQQRAALKHELASSELREGRAEAAATLAREAVALSPQNPAHAELLAEACLARGDFAAARNVLTTACRVNPDAAQAAYMLGTLDERERNWPLAVEHFATAAAARPEVLEYQLALAQARAQAEGVGPARDGLLRCYDRFGSEPLYHVGCAELARLEGDLPSACVAYETAQRLGCDDPTMQQSLGLCYYWLGRHAAAVDQLQALVSKTQPPEPAAMIAYAGALLALGRTASAADWLTRFVTQRPDHEQLWLLLAQARARGGDQHGAGQAVREAQRLAPRSARVARMAAAVLLSAQQWEAARNAAHAAVALDDENADAHLLLGRASERLGECDVALAAYEQALELEPLSSAAAALLAGVDR, from the coding sequence ATGAGAAATAGCTTTGACGCTTCGCGACGACGTGACGGCGGAAATGGTGGGCTCGGCCCACGCCACAAGAATGGCGGGCAATCCCCACCCTGCGGGGTTACTGGGCGGTGCATCGCGAGTGTGCTGGTCACGCTCATCACGCTCGCGGGGTGCCAGGCGCCGCCGACGGACAGGGAACTTGCCTACCAGGCGTGGGATCAGCAGCGGGCCGCGCTGAAGCACGAGCTGGCGTCGTCCGAGCTGCGCGAGGGCCGCGCCGAGGCAGCCGCGACGCTGGCGCGCGAGGCGGTGGCGCTCTCTCCCCAGAACCCGGCGCACGCCGAGCTGCTGGCCGAAGCCTGCCTGGCGCGCGGCGATTTCGCCGCCGCCCGCAACGTGTTAACCACGGCGTGTCGCGTGAATCCGGACGCCGCGCAGGCCGCCTACATGCTCGGCACGCTGGACGAGCGCGAGCGGAACTGGCCGCTGGCGGTGGAGCACTTCGCGACGGCGGCCGCGGCGCGGCCGGAGGTCTTGGAGTATCAGCTCGCACTGGCCCAGGCCCGGGCGCAGGCGGAGGGTGTCGGGCCGGCGCGCGACGGGCTGCTGCGCTGCTACGACCGCTTCGGGTCGGAGCCGCTTTATCACGTCGGCTGCGCCGAGCTGGCGCGGCTGGAAGGCGACCTGCCCTCGGCCTGCGTCGCCTACGAGACGGCCCAGAGGCTCGGCTGCGACGATCCCACCATGCAGCAGTCGCTGGGACTGTGTTACTACTGGCTCGGCCGCCACGCCGCAGCCGTCGACCAGCTTCAGGCGCTCGTCTCCAAGACGCAGCCGCCCGAGCCGGCCGCGATGATCGCCTATGCCGGCGCGCTGCTGGCGCTGGGTCGGACGGCGTCGGCCGCGGACTGGCTGACGCGCTTCGTGACGCAGCGGCCCGACCATGAACAGCTCTGGCTGCTGCTGGCGCAGGCCCGCGCCCGCGGCGGAGATCAGCACGGCGCGGGGCAGGCCGTACGGGAAGCCCAGCGGCTGGCGCCGCGATCGGCGCGCGTCGCGCGGATGGCCGCCGCCGTCCTGCTCTCAGCGCAGCAGTGGGAAGCCGCCAGGAACGCGGCGCATGCCGCCGTGGCGCTCGACGACGAGAATGCGGATGCTCATCTGCTCCTGGGGCGCGCGTCGGAGCGGCTGGGCGAGTGTGACGTCGCGCTGGCCGCGTACGAGCAGGCGTTGGAGCTGGAACCGCTGAGTTCGGCGGCGGCGGCGCTGCTGGCCGGCGTGGACCGGTAG
- the pilQ gene encoding Type IV pilus biogenesis and competence protein PilQ precursor — MFVLRLSLCLSLLMPPGEVERQAGAPEPADTGEDAVVVGESGLIDVRFRDAHVFDALEMLSEKAQRNVVVANGVSGTISVALRKVTFDEALRAILAAADLTFEPRGNAIFVTAVKKDAAPQEPAVARLFRLKYIAAGEAMAFLKPLLDERCNLTRTTDPQQGIGSDKKSAGGFSSAGADVLLLLAPKEKVELVAAILNDIDVRPQQVLVEATIMRATLSDGNALGIDFNTLGGVDFQSLGAVSPEVRSISGGTVPQHRLDDSNFTIRTDFKDAVPTGGFTFGIVKDQVAAFIRALEQVTDVSIMANPKVLTLNKQRGEVIVGRRDGYVTTTVTETAAVQSVEYLETGTKLIFRPFIAGDGYVRMEVHPEDSNGGLTAANLPFQETTEATTNIMLKDGHTILIGGLFRERSTAGRTQVPLVGNIPVVGKFFGVTQDQTTREEVIILLTVHVLTGDEKETTAFESLKDDIERLRIGARRGLMGTGREQLAESRYRAAVEALRRGEIDRAISNAEMTLQLHPRHMEAIRLRERLTAERSWNAEGSVMRSFVTELLRSEAGLPPRPVFDEPDVDGMLERGRDEK, encoded by the coding sequence ATGTTCGTGCTGCGCCTTTCTCTTTGTCTGTCGCTGCTCATGCCCCCCGGCGAAGTGGAGCGCCAGGCGGGTGCACCCGAGCCGGCCGATACCGGCGAAGACGCCGTGGTCGTCGGCGAATCCGGGCTGATCGACGTGCGCTTCCGCGATGCGCACGTATTCGACGCGCTCGAGATGCTGAGCGAGAAGGCCCAGCGCAACGTCGTCGTGGCCAACGGCGTCAGCGGCACCATCAGCGTGGCGCTGCGCAAGGTGACCTTCGACGAGGCGCTGCGGGCGATCCTGGCCGCCGCCGACCTCACCTTCGAGCCGCGCGGCAACGCCATCTTCGTCACCGCCGTCAAGAAGGATGCGGCCCCGCAGGAGCCGGCGGTCGCACGGCTCTTTCGGCTGAAGTACATCGCGGCCGGCGAGGCCATGGCGTTTCTGAAGCCGCTGCTGGACGAGCGTTGCAACCTGACGCGGACCACCGACCCGCAGCAGGGCATCGGCTCGGACAAAAAGTCCGCCGGCGGGTTCAGCTCGGCCGGGGCGGATGTGCTGCTGCTTCTGGCGCCGAAGGAAAAAGTGGAGCTGGTGGCGGCGATTCTGAACGACATCGACGTGCGGCCGCAGCAGGTGCTGGTCGAGGCGACCATCATGCGCGCCACGCTGAGCGACGGCAACGCACTCGGGATCGACTTCAACACGCTCGGCGGCGTCGATTTCCAGAGCCTCGGCGCCGTCAGTCCCGAGGTGCGCAGCATCTCGGGCGGGACGGTGCCGCAGCACCGCCTGGACGACAGCAATTTCACGATCCGCACGGACTTCAAGGACGCGGTGCCCACCGGCGGATTCACCTTCGGCATCGTGAAGGACCAGGTGGCCGCGTTCATCCGCGCGCTGGAGCAGGTCACCGACGTTTCGATCATGGCGAATCCGAAAGTGCTGACGCTGAACAAGCAGCGCGGTGAAGTGATCGTCGGCCGGCGCGACGGTTACGTCACGACCACGGTCACGGAAACCGCCGCGGTCCAGAGCGTCGAGTATCTCGAGACGGGCACGAAGCTGATCTTTCGCCCGTTCATCGCCGGCGACGGCTATGTCCGCATGGAAGTGCATCCCGAGGACAGCAACGGCGGCCTGACCGCGGCCAACCTGCCGTTTCAGGAGACGACCGAGGCGACGACGAACATCATGCTCAAGGACGGCCACACGATTCTGATCGGCGGGCTGTTCCGCGAGCGCAGCACGGCCGGGCGCACGCAGGTGCCGCTGGTAGGCAACATCCCGGTGGTGGGCAAGTTCTTCGGCGTGACGCAGGATCAGACCACGCGCGAGGAGGTCATCATCCTCCTGACCGTGCATGTACTCACGGGCGACGAGAAGGAGACGACCGCTTTCGAGTCGCTCAAGGACGACATCGAGCGGCTTCGAATCGGCGCGCGCCGCGGCCTGATGGGCACCGGCCGCGAGCAACTGGCCGAATCACGCTATCGCGCGGCGGTAGAGGCGCTGCGTCGCGGCGAGATCGACCGCGCCATCTCCAACGCCGAAATGACGCTTCAACTGCACCCGCGGCACATGGAGGCCATTCGGCTGCGCGAGCGGTTGACCGCCGAGCGCTCGTGGAACGCGGAAGGCTCGGTGATGCGGTCATTCGTCACGGAGCTGCTTCGCAGCGAGGCGGGCTTGCCGCCGCGGCCGGTGTTCGACGAGCCGGACGTGGATGGGATGCTGGAGAGGGGCCGTGATGAGAAATAG
- a CDS encoding Peptidylarginine deiminase precursor, with the protein MRPLLSAIAFGILVSSPLSARADEPLLVGDQLVFPSDAEIPRYLTDAERAYLKRFGPIAAPRGTTPPPTGPIHCVAEYEPMAGLLLSHQGSSGWLTILNQVAAKATTAGNALCWYVIDVAGEQTTITNAVAANGGDTSRLRFLNRFTDTIWIRDYGPRYIYEGQCRAIVDHTYNRPRPNDDAFSSWWSTQIKHAFYELPLVHGGGNYQLSALGDSNCSQLIQNENLGLSAAQIIGYWQSYQNVNTTIRTALPTSVDSTQHIDMWMQVCGDRKVVISDWPFNVGSTQDNICDTTAAAMAADGYTVYRVPARSLSGVHYTYTNVVICNNLILVPTYTNATIVAAGHNTEALTAWQTAMPGYDVQQINCQAIVSAAGIMHCIVMHVPAHLGGVNPTAYLKTLRGGEVLTPASSVEIRWISDDDVATANVDLLLSTNGGVSYDTVIASATADDGSLFWTVPDRYTPLGRIKVVARDGLGNTGFDASTGNITINGTPGPLGDMNCDGVTDILDINAFTLALSDVAAYGAAYPNCDITRADCNLDGNIDVLDINPFIAELAGAL; encoded by the coding sequence TCGGCCCGTGCGGATGAACCGCTGCTGGTCGGCGACCAGCTCGTGTTTCCGTCCGACGCCGAGATTCCGCGCTACCTGACCGACGCCGAGCGCGCATACCTGAAGCGTTTCGGCCCGATCGCCGCGCCGCGCGGCACGACCCCGCCGCCGACCGGCCCGATCCACTGCGTGGCCGAGTATGAACCGATGGCCGGACTGCTGCTCTCGCACCAGGGGAGCAGCGGCTGGCTGACGATCCTGAACCAGGTGGCCGCCAAGGCGACCACGGCCGGCAACGCGCTCTGCTGGTACGTGATCGACGTCGCCGGCGAGCAGACCACGATCACCAACGCCGTCGCCGCTAACGGCGGAGACACGAGCCGGCTGCGCTTCCTTAACCGCTTTACGGACACCATCTGGATCCGGGACTACGGTCCGCGCTACATCTACGAAGGCCAGTGCCGCGCCATCGTCGACCACACCTATAACCGGCCGCGGCCGAACGACGACGCGTTCTCGTCCTGGTGGTCCACGCAGATCAAGCACGCGTTCTATGAGCTGCCGCTGGTTCACGGCGGCGGAAATTACCAGTTGTCCGCGCTGGGCGACTCCAACTGCTCGCAGCTCATTCAAAATGAAAACCTGGGCCTCTCGGCGGCCCAGATCATCGGCTACTGGCAGAGCTACCAGAACGTCAACACGACCATCCGAACGGCTTTGCCCACCTCGGTCGACTCGACGCAGCACATCGACATGTGGATGCAGGTTTGCGGCGATCGCAAGGTGGTCATCAGCGACTGGCCGTTCAACGTCGGCTCGACGCAGGACAACATCTGCGACACGACCGCCGCCGCCATGGCCGCGGACGGCTACACGGTTTACCGCGTTCCGGCCCGCTCGCTTTCCGGCGTGCACTACACCTACACCAACGTCGTCATCTGCAACAACCTGATCCTGGTTCCGACGTACACAAACGCGACCATCGTCGCCGCCGGCCATAATACCGAAGCCCTCACCGCGTGGCAGACCGCCATGCCCGGCTACGACGTGCAGCAGATCAACTGCCAGGCGATCGTGAGCGCGGCGGGCATAATGCACTGCATCGTCATGCACGTCCCCGCGCACCTGGGCGGCGTCAATCCCACCGCCTACTTGAAGACGCTGCGCGGCGGCGAGGTGCTGACGCCCGCGTCCTCGGTCGAAATCCGCTGGATCAGCGACGACGATGTCGCCACTGCCAATGTCGATCTTCTGCTCTCGACCAACGGCGGCGTCTCCTACGACACGGTGATCGCCTCCGCGACGGCGGATGACGGGTCGCTTTTCTGGACCGTGCCAGACCGCTACACGCCCCTGGGCCGCATCAAAGTCGTCGCCCGCGACGGCCTGGGCAACACCGGCTTCGACGCATCGACCGGCAACATCACGATCAACGGCACACCCGGGCCGCTGGGCGACATGAACTGCGACGGCGTCACGGACATTCTGGATATCAACGCGTTCACGCTGGCGCTTTCCGACGTGGCGGCGTACGGCGCGGCGTATCCGAATTGCGACATCACCCGGGCCGACTGCAACCTGGACGGCAACATCGACGTGCTCGATATCAATCCGTTCATCGCGGAGCTCGCCGGCGCGCTGTAG